The window ACCACCAGATCTGGCGGCCGATCGCAGAATTCAAAAATGCCGAGCTTCACGCAATCGGCAGGACTGCCATCGACGGCCCAGCCGCGCAGGCGATCTTGAGCGTCATACACCTGCTTCGGCACGAGGGGCCGCAAGAAGGTAATCGAGTGGCCGACGCCGCTTTGCTCGGTCGCCGGCGCAACCACGCGGACCTCGGCAATCTTGAGCAGTTCTTCTTCGAGCGCTCGGATGCCCGGCGCGTAAATTCCGTCGTCGTTTGTCAGTAGAATAAGCATGCCGCCACAATATCGCCCTCTGCCATTTTGCGAAAGTACGCGGCGGTGATTGCGACTTATTCAGCCTTCAAATTGCTCGGGTCAACGCGTTTGTATTCGCCCCGATTCTCCTCGGCCAGCTGTCGGAGCGACTTTGTTTCGCCGGCCTTCTCGCTGGCGATGTCGATAACGTGAATCGCCGCGACATTGTCTTCGCGAATCTTTTTCAAATCCCGCGCCGAGATGCCAGGATCGCTGGCGTCGGTCAAAAAGAAGATCACATCGGGCCCGAGCCGCTTTGCCGCTTGCAACGCTTGTAGATGATCGGTCCCTCCGGTCGCGGTCATGCTCGCCACGAAGGTGCGAGCATCGGCGAGGCCGTTTTCATCCGCAAATGCCATGCGGGGCATCGAGCGCGAGCGCTCGTTGTAAAACACGATTTGAAACTGGTTGGTTCGCTTCAGCTTTTCGAGCGCGACGAGGACTTCGCGCTTGGCAGCAACCAGCGGAGCCCCTTCCATGCTCGCCGAGCAATCGACGACGAAGACGAACCGCGAGCCTTTAGCAGTCAAGCCGAAGAATTTGGTTTCGCCGGCGGTATTGATCTGCCCCGCAGCTAGCGCAGCCCAGCCGAGGAATAAACAACCGAGCAAGAGGATTTGGATGGATTTCATAATCTGTATTCTACTTCGCTCGATCGTCGTACGATTCTTTCAGGATCTTTTCATACGCCTTGCGTGCCACTGCGTAAGCTTCTTCGGCGGCAGCTTTTTCGCTATCGCGAATCTTCGGCGATTTCTGTTTCCAGCATTGCGCGACCGCGTCGATGCACCACTGCGCACTGCGCTGGCTGGCGCGAATCGGCTGTTTGTCGACTTCGACGAACACCGGATTCGTATGGCAGGCCGGGAAGATGCGAACGGCAACCCAGCTGGAGCGTTCCGGTTTGCAGTCGAACGTCACGTCACTCACATTACCATCGGCGGCGATTTCCTTCTTCTCGACAACTTGGCCGTTCACGATTAGCTCGACCGGCACTTTGTTCGAATCGCCGATGCGAGCCCGTTCGATGTGCCAGTAAGGCTTCGAACTGAGCGGCTGACGGCGAATATCTTCGCGCGGAGCATCCTCGAGCAAACCCGCCGCGCGACAACTAATTTTCAATGCTTCGCCGGCCTTGATCGCTAGGAAACTCTTTCGGCCGTTGTCGCCAACTTCGCCTACGCCCAGGTTATTCACTTTGAAATCGAGCAGATGGCTCAAGCCGTCGCAGCAATACGACCTGCCGTCCTTGATGCCATCGACCCAGCGATCGAAATCGAGTTGGCCTTGCGCGGCCTGCTGTTTGGCGACGATCGGATTCGTCAGGCCGAGCTTCACGGCCTCTTTCGTAAGTGGCGGCGGCCGATCCATCTTTACATAGACGCGCCCCAAGCCGACACGATCGCCGTAGATACACGGAAAATCCGTTTCGCCGCTGATCCGACAGGTGTAACCACAATTGAGCGTGTGATACCAAACGCTGAGTTCCCAAATGATGGGCGTGTCGACGGCGGAAATAAAATCGCAGACGTCGTGTACGACATCAACGACATACTCATTCGCGCCAATACCATCGAACGGCGGCAACGCGTAGTTCGGCAACTGATCGCCGGGAACCATCAGTCCCCAACCACTGTGCGAAAAGCCGACAACGCCACCCTGCTCCTTGCCCCATTTCAAAACCGGCAGATCCCAACTGGGCCAATCTTCGATCACCTTCGTGCCGGGATAATCGTCTTCTTTGAGTCGCAGCAGACAGAGGTGCCCGGCGTGCGAACTCGGGAAGCCGCTCACCTCGACGTCGTAGCGCATCAAATAGTCTTTGGTCGAGAGCTTGTTGATCGTCCCCTCGAAATATTGCTTCTGGTAATACCAGCAGGGACCCCAGGAGAGAACGCAACCAACGTTCAGATCCTCGCCGAGGATGTGCCGCATCATGTCTTCTGGTGTAACCCCTTCTGTCGGCGCTTCGTAATGTTTGCAACCGGCGGCATGCACATGATGATCGCCGCTGACCCAGCCGAGATCGCTGATCTTGATCCACCGTTTCAAGCGGAACGACTCGCTGTGCTCCTGCGTCTGCGGCACTTGAATCATTCGTTTCTGAATCCGGTATTCCGGCCCGCGCGTGTAAATCGCTTCGTAGCTGCCAGCCGGCAGTAACACTTCTTCGCCGTGATGACGATAGACCTGATCGTGGAAATAAAAGTCCGGCGCAAGTCGTCGCGCTCGCGCGGGATAAATCCGTCCTTGCGGATCTTTGAAAACAAACTGCCCGGTCGTCGGTTTGCCGTCGTCATCGAGCACATCGAGACGAACCCGCACGGCAGGCTCGCAAGAGAAGACAACGGCTAGTTCATTGCGGAAACCTAAATCCTGCGTTCCCTGGCCGATGTCGAACTGCAGCTTGGCTTCGCGTTTTCCTTTGTCGCGGCTGTAAACCTGAATGAGGCGATATTCGAGCTCAAGGCCGGTCAGCGTCTTTGTCAGCGGCTGCGAATCGTAGGCGACGAGATCCATCCACCGATCGGAAACGTCGTTGAGTGTGATTTTCAATTCGGGCTTGGGCGCACCCGTAGAAGTTTTCAACATCGCGGCCGCATTCGGACTATTCACCCGCAGCGCAGCCGTCACGCCCGCTTCGTTGTGAACCTTGATCAGAAACACGCTCCAGCCTTGCTCATTCAGTTCGGCCTTGGCAGCGCCACGAACAACGCTTACGCGACTTTCTGAATTGATATTCACGCCCACGAGCGCGCGGGCGTCGAAGACTTTTTGAATCGCTGCGAGCGACTTCGTGGCGTTCGTTTCGGCAAGGGCAGCGTCGAGTTGTTCCTGCTCGCTTTTTGTCAGCGGCTCGCCGAGAAATTTCAAAGCGTCGACGATTCGCTTCGCCTGCGATTTCACCGGCTGGATATCGACAGCCTTAACCAATTCCAGTTCATCCGCGAACGCCCAACTCCTCGCCAGCAACACAGAAATAACGAGAACTTGCATCAGCCGTCGCATGCTGAACACTCCTGTAGCCACGTCCTGCCCAAGCGCAGGTTGCTGGCCGGACCCACGGTCTGCCGACCGTGGCTACCTCGCCCCATTGAATGAATCGCCGTTTCACGCGAACCTATCATGTAGCTGGCTTGTCCCCCTTGGCAAGCAAAATACTCTCCCTGGCCCCCACTTCTGCGTTCTGCCATCTACTTTCTGCCTTCCCATGATTTTGCTGATCGATAACTACGACTCCTTCACCTACAACCTCGTGCAACGGCTGGGTGAGGTCGATTCGACGCTCGATATTCAGGTTCACCGCAACGATCAGATCACTTGCGACGAAATCGCTCGCCTCAAGCCGACGCACATCATTGTTTCGCCAGGTCCGTGCACGCCGACCGAAGCGGGCATTTCGGTGGAGTGCATTCAGCGGTTCATGGGGACCGTGCCGCTGCTCGGAGTTTGCCTCGGCCATCAATCGATGGGCCAAGCCACGGGCGGCGTCATTGTGCGGGCGAAGCGACTGATGCATGGCAAGACCGATCAGATTTATCACGACGGCCAAGGCCTGTTTGCCGGACTGCCAAACCCGGTCACGGCGACGCGCTATCACAGCCTGGTAATTCGGCCCGACACGCTCCATCCCGACTTCATTGTCTCGGCTTGGGCAGATGCTCCCGATGGCTCGCGCGAAATCATGGCCATTCGCCACAAGACGCTGCCGCTCGTCGGTGTGCAGTTTCATCCGGAGAGTTTTCTCACGGAATATGGCCATCAGATGTTGAAGCAGTTTCTCGACATGCGGGCCGCCCAATGATCAGCGTCGAGCAGGCTCTCGAGTTTGTATTGCGACATGCGCGGCCGATCACGCGCAGCATTCAAACCGAACTTTCTCACGCACTCGGTTGCACGCTGGCCGAAGACATCGCGAGCGACATCGATTCGCCGCCGTATGACAAAACGCAGGTGGATGGTTACGCGATTTGTGAAGCCGATTTGGCGAACCGCAAGCCATTGCGAGTGCTCGAGCGTGTCGTCGCCGGCGAAGTGCCGCAGCACAAGCTCACGCCCGGAACCGCCATTCAAATCATGACGGGTGCGCCCATCCCTGAGGGATGCGCTGCCGTGGTGATGGTCGAAAAAACGGAAGCGAGCGAAAACGGTGCTGCTGTGACGATCCTCGACGAGCGCGTGCGAAATGGCATGAGCATCATGCGCCGTGCCACTTCGATGAAGCGTGGCGAGGTGGTGCTGACGAAAGGAACCAAGCTCCGGGCCATCGAAATCGGCTTGCTCGCCGAAGTGGGACGGAGCTTGGTTTGGACAATGCTCGATCCTGCGGTTGCGATTTTGCCAACCGGCGACGAGATCGTCCCCTGCGACGAAGTGCCGACGGCGGGGAAGATTCGCAATAGCAACAGCAGTCTGCTCGGCGGGCTGGTGACGCAAGCCGGCGGTTATCCGACGGAATGCGACATCGTCCGTGATGAGCCGGAAGCCTTGCTCGCGGCGATTCGGGAGAATCTCGAGCACGATGTGATTCTGCTTTCCGGCGGCGTGAGCGCGGGCGTGCATGATTTGGTTCCTGCCGCGCTGGCCCAGGCCGGCGTGAAGCAGATTTTTCATAAAGTGAATCTCAAGCCCGGCAAGCCACTGTGGTTCGGCTTTTTCGACCGCGGCGAATTTTTGCCGCCGTGCCTGGTGTTTGGTTTGCCGGGCAATCCAGTGAGCGGCCTCGTTTGTTTTGAATTGTTCGTTCGCCCCGCATTGCAAAAGCTGCGCGGCGAACCGGCCGTGGGACTCGAACAACGCACCGCGACACTCGCGCAAGATCACCCGCACCGCGGCGATCGCCCTGCCTATTGGCCCTCTCAGTTCGACGCGACGACGAGCGAAGTGAAACCGCTGGCCTGGCAAGGCTCTGGCGATTTGCGGGCGCTAGCGCGCGCGAATGCCCTCGCCCACTTTCCCGGCGGCGACAAGATTTGGTCCCCCGGCGAAGAAGTGAACGTGTATCTGCTTCCCCATTGAAATGAACCAACAGCAGGAGCAACCACATGTCGACGATGCGTGCGATTCAGATTTCGAAAAAGAGCGGTCCGTTGGAGTTAGTTGAGCGGCCGATTCCCGAGCCGATTGCTGGAACCGTTCGGGTGAAGGTGCAAGCTTGCGGCATCTGTCACAGCGATCTGCTGACGAAAGAAGGTCAATGGCCAGGGATCACCTATCCGCGCGTTCCAGGACATGAAGTGATCGGCGTGATCGACGCGTTGGGCGCCAACGTGCCGCCCCGTTGGCAAGTCGGTCAGCGCGTGGGAATCGGCTGGCATTCGGCCCATTGCGGCTATTGCGATATGTGCCGTCGCGGCGAATATTTTGCCTGTCAGAACGGCGTTGGTATTACCGGCATTTCGATTGACGGCGGCTATGCCGATTACATGCTTGCGCCGGTAACCGCGCTCGCCATGGTTCCTCAAGAGCTGTCGCCACTCGATGCCGCGCCGCTGATGTGCGCAGGCCTGACCACGTTCAATGCTCTTCGCAACAGCGGCGCTGGTCCTGGCGAAGTGGTCGCCATTCTCGGCATCGGCGGGCTCGGTCATCTCGGCGTGCAATATGCAGCGAAGATGGGTTTTCAAACGGTGGCCATCGCGCGTGGGCAAGACAAAGCGCCGCTAGCCAAGCAACTCGGAGCGGTGCATTACATCGATAGCCAGAACAGCGATCCCGCCGAAGAGTTGCAGAAGCTGGGCGGCGCCAAAGCGATCATCGCGACGGTGACGCATGGTCCCGCGATGGCCGCGACGGTCGGCGGACTGGCTCCCTATGGCAAGCTGATGGTAATCGGCGCGGTGCAATCGCTCGAAGCCCAACCGATCTTTTTGCTGGCCGGTCGGCGGTCGATTACGGGTTGGTATTCCGGCACCTCGATCGATTCAGAAGACACGCTCGCCTTCAGCCAGCAAACGCAAGTGCGCTCGCACAACGAGGTCTTTCCGCTGGAGCAAGCCCCGGCGGCCTTCGAGCGGATGCTGAGCGGCCAGGCTCGTTTTCGAGTGGTTTTGTCGACCGGCCAGTGATAGCAGCCCCTTTGCTGTTATTTCGGCGTGCTTTAGAATCGCCCGTCTTGGTTTTCCCCTAATTCAAGGAGGGCATTTATGTCACGACGGAATTTGGCAACGGTTGCTGGTTTGATGTTCTTTTTTCTCTGCGGAGGAGTTTTCGTGAGCGCTCAAGATGTTCCCCTTCCCACGCTCCCCGCCGGCGCTGGTGCTGCCGACAAGGATGCGCCGAAGACCTTCACGGCGACCCCCTCGGGCCTGAAGTACCGCGTGCTCCGCAAGGGAACCGGCGTGCAGCCGAAGGCCACGAACAAAGTGACCGTGCATTACCACGGCTGGCTCGACAACGGCAAGGTCTTCGATAGCTCGTACGACCGCAAAGAGTCGATCGCCTTCGGCCTCGGCGAAGTCATTCCGGGCTGGACCGAAGGAATGCAGCTGGTCGGCAAGGGTGGCATGATCGAACTCGAAATCCCCTCGAACCTCGGCTACGGCGATCGTGGCGCTGGCGGCGTGATTCCGGGCAAGGCGACGCTTCACTTCCTCGTCGAACTGCTCGACGTGAAGTAAGCGATTGCAAAAATCTGATTTTCTCTCAGGGCGGCAATCCATTTGCCGCCCTGTTTCTTTTGGCGGATAGGTTTGCCGATGAAGAGGGCGGTAACGCTCTACATCAATGCTGCCGCCGCCAGAGCCGCTACACCGATGAACGCGACCGTCTCGATTTGAAAAACCACGAGGGAGGCGAGTAGCTTCCACTGGGTTCGACTGGATGCAACGGTTAGCACCATCGTGAAGGCCAGCAGTGCCAGATCGCGAACTGCTGCGTGAATGGCAAACGGCAGGAACCAAATCGCCAAGGCAACGAGCGCCAGCCAGGCTGGGGCCGCGCAACTCAGCAGTCCAATGAAGACGAGTCCCATGATCGAATATGCCAGCCGCCGTGCTAGGCTGGCAAGCTGTGGTTTCAGCTCAAGGTCAAATCCGAGAACACTGGCCGCGTGCATCCACCACGGACCAGAAACTGCTTTATCGTCGGC is drawn from Anatilimnocola floriformis and contains these coding sequences:
- a CDS encoding molybdopterin molybdotransferase MoeA codes for the protein MISVEQALEFVLRHARPITRSIQTELSHALGCTLAEDIASDIDSPPYDKTQVDGYAICEADLANRKPLRVLERVVAGEVPQHKLTPGTAIQIMTGAPIPEGCAAVVMVEKTEASENGAAVTILDERVRNGMSIMRRATSMKRGEVVLTKGTKLRAIEIGLLAEVGRSLVWTMLDPAVAILPTGDEIVPCDEVPTAGKIRNSNSSLLGGLVTQAGGYPTECDIVRDEPEALLAAIRENLEHDVILLSGGVSAGVHDLVPAALAQAGVKQIFHKVNLKPGKPLWFGFFDRGEFLPPCLVFGLPGNPVSGLVCFELFVRPALQKLRGEPAVGLEQRTATLAQDHPHRGDRPAYWPSQFDATTSEVKPLAWQGSGDLRALARANALAHFPGGDKIWSPGEEVNVYLLPH
- a CDS encoding VWA domain-containing protein, producing the protein MKSIQILLLGCLFLGWAALAAGQINTAGETKFFGLTAKGSRFVFVVDCSASMEGAPLVAAKREVLVALEKLKRTNQFQIVFYNERSRSMPRMAFADENGLADARTFVASMTATGGTDHLQALQAAKRLGPDVIFFLTDASDPGISARDLKKIREDNVAAIHVIDIASEKAGETKSLRQLAEENRGEYKRVDPSNLKAE
- a CDS encoding anthranilate synthase component II codes for the protein MILLIDNYDSFTYNLVQRLGEVDSTLDIQVHRNDQITCDEIARLKPTHIIVSPGPCTPTEAGISVECIQRFMGTVPLLGVCLGHQSMGQATGGVIVRAKRLMHGKTDQIYHDGQGLFAGLPNPVTATRYHSLVIRPDTLHPDFIVSAWADAPDGSREIMAIRHKTLPLVGVQFHPESFLTEYGHQMLKQFLDMRAAQ
- a CDS encoding alcohol dehydrogenase translates to MSTMRAIQISKKSGPLELVERPIPEPIAGTVRVKVQACGICHSDLLTKEGQWPGITYPRVPGHEVIGVIDALGANVPPRWQVGQRVGIGWHSAHCGYCDMCRRGEYFACQNGVGITGISIDGGYADYMLAPVTALAMVPQELSPLDAAPLMCAGLTTFNALRNSGAGPGEVVAILGIGGLGHLGVQYAAKMGFQTVAIARGQDKAPLAKQLGAVHYIDSQNSDPAEELQKLGGAKAIIATVTHGPAMAATVGGLAPYGKLMVIGAVQSLEAQPIFLLAGRRSITGWYSGTSIDSEDTLAFSQQTQVRSHNEVFPLEQAPAAFERMLSGQARFRVVLSTGQ
- a CDS encoding FKBP-type peptidyl-prolyl cis-trans isomerase, which codes for MSRRNLATVAGLMFFFLCGGVFVSAQDVPLPTLPAGAGAADKDAPKTFTATPSGLKYRVLRKGTGVQPKATNKVTVHYHGWLDNGKVFDSSYDRKESIAFGLGEVIPGWTEGMQLVGKGGMIELEIPSNLGYGDRGAGGVIPGKATLHFLVELLDVK
- a CDS encoding CehA/McbA family metallohydrolase, translating into MRRLMQVLVISVLLARSWAFADELELVKAVDIQPVKSQAKRIVDALKFLGEPLTKSEQEQLDAALAETNATKSLAAIQKVFDARALVGVNINSESRVSVVRGAAKAELNEQGWSVFLIKVHNEAGVTAALRVNSPNAAAMLKTSTGAPKPELKITLNDVSDRWMDLVAYDSQPLTKTLTGLELEYRLIQVYSRDKGKREAKLQFDIGQGTQDLGFRNELAVVFSCEPAVRVRLDVLDDDGKPTTGQFVFKDPQGRIYPARARRLAPDFYFHDQVYRHHGEEVLLPAGSYEAIYTRGPEYRIQKRMIQVPQTQEHSESFRLKRWIKISDLGWVSGDHHVHAAGCKHYEAPTEGVTPEDMMRHILGEDLNVGCVLSWGPCWYYQKQYFEGTINKLSTKDYLMRYDVEVSGFPSSHAGHLCLLRLKEDDYPGTKVIEDWPSWDLPVLKWGKEQGGVVGFSHSGWGLMVPGDQLPNYALPPFDGIGANEYVVDVVHDVCDFISAVDTPIIWELSVWYHTLNCGYTCRISGETDFPCIYGDRVGLGRVYVKMDRPPPLTKEAVKLGLTNPIVAKQQAAQGQLDFDRWVDGIKDGRSYCCDGLSHLLDFKVNNLGVGEVGDNGRKSFLAIKAGEALKISCRAAGLLEDAPREDIRRQPLSSKPYWHIERARIGDSNKVPVELIVNGQVVEKKEIAADGNVSDVTFDCKPERSSWVAVRIFPACHTNPVFVEVDKQPIRASQRSAQWCIDAVAQCWKQKSPKIRDSEKAAAEEAYAVARKAYEKILKESYDDRAK